The nucleotide window GTCTTTGGTTTAAGGATTCATGTCAAGTATCAAAAACTGAAGAATCCTTTGTGAACATGAAGTCAGAACAACTTGTTTCCACCATTGCCAATGAAGAAGTAAATCCAAGCATAGAAGTTCCCAAATTAAACTCCAAAAGATTATCCTCCAACTGGTGACCCCCTATAACAATTGATGCCTTTTGGTTAACCCCTCCATCCAAGAATCCCAAACACATCACTTCATCACTTACTTTCACCATTGAATTACTCTCATATATCCTCCACTTAACCATCTCACTTTGCAACACAAGATCAATACTTGGCACATTTAGCCCCTCTACTTTTGTGCTAAAGCAAAGCCCAAATGGTGCTATAGGTTCTACCTTAGTCAATCCCATGGAAAAACCAAATATTTCATAAGATTCCACAAATGTCTTGTAAATTGAGGTCTTCATAGTTGTAAAAGGGGAAATTGTACTAATCTTTGTTCCTCCATGACCTTCTCCATCCATTGTAAGCAAAGATGTGTTCAAAGATAGTTTATTTCCATTAATTTTGAGGGATTTGACATTTATGTAATACTCTTCTAAAACCCCATCTCTAGATGAAATCAGAGGTGTATAAAGCATGGATCTTGAAACATCATGACTCAAAAGTGACAAATAAGGACTTTCACCAGAAATTATAGCACCATTTGAAGAAGACAAACAAATAGCAAATTTCCTTTGAAAACCAAATGTATCAGACAACTGAGATGGCAATGCAATTCTTGAATTTCCAAGCCCTAACATACCTTTAGCACCTCTAGCAAGTCCTTGTAACAGAGTAGATGATGTACAAGAAAACAGGAATTGATGAATTGAAGCTACTGAACCTGTTTTCAACTCATCTATAAACTCCACAGCAAACATATCCTCTGCTAATTCCCCTGTTGCAGCTAATCTTGTAAAGGGGTTTTCTGATTTCAAACCACAGATCTTGTTGTCATTAGTACAGCCATTAGGCTTAGCCATGGAACATTTGAGTGAATTACAGGGTACAAGTTTTTGACTTGAAGAATCAGAAGTCAAGCCACAATCAGCCCATAGAAACGAACCTCCAAGATTTACAACTAATTTGATGGGAGCAAGATGATTAGCACCCATGTAGAGTTGAGTAACATATTGAAAAGTAGATGGATCTTTGTTTACAGGGAGAATGATGGCTTTTGGTAAAAAGGGTCCATGAGAAACagagaaagaaatcaagaaaaagaagggGAAGAGAGGAAGGAATTGAACAAGTGaagccatttttttttttttagtttgtagaAACAGTGTGGAGAGAAAAACCCTATAAAAACATGTGCTGTTTTGGCTGTGAGATGCTGCGGAGAGGCGCCACAGTTGGTGTGGAAGGTAAATAATGGTTGTTAAAAAAATGCGTGGATAAGGCCTAAGGAAAAATGTTAAATGTCATTTTCTTTGCTGACTAGGTTACACGGTTTAATATCACGATaagtttgtatatattttaactaatttcACGAGATATTTATCACTTTTTATGAAGAATAAATAATTCTATTTGTCAAAACTAGGACAGATGTGAAAAAAGTTCCCTTTTGTCTATGTTAAGATTTGAACctgaaaattgattttgaaagaaaattttttatttataaactcaAATGTTCTAGAATCTTAATtcaagttttctttattttgtatgtTTCTGTATTTTCTAAAGCTGGAAAGAACTACCAACATCCTtatttataaaaagtaaaaaatcaaataaaactaGGACTAAAAACCTAATTAGGATAAACAATTCCTAACAACTTAGGAATTCTATTCTAATTTTGAATTACTATTTCAACTGTtttcaaccacttcattgatcAATTGGCCAAACAGTTATACTTTTTTGCAATCCTCCACCATGAAAAAAGGACagaaatgtcatttttttttattgtccAGGCATggtcaattttttaaaagtttttt belongs to Solanum stenotomum isolate F172 chromosome 1, ASM1918654v1, whole genome shotgun sequence and includes:
- the LOC125869857 gene encoding probable aspartic proteinase GIP2, giving the protein MASLVQFLPLFPFFFLISFSVSHGPFLPKAIILPVNKDPSTFQYVTQLYMGANHLAPIKLVVNLGGSFLWADCGLTSDSSSQKLVPCNSLKCSMAKPNGCTNDNKICGLKSENPFTRLAATGELAEDMFAVEFIDELKTGSVASIHQFLFSCTSSTLLQGLARGAKGMLGLGNSRIALPSQLSDTFGFQRKFAICLSSSNGAIISGESPYLSLLSHDVSRSMLYTPLISSRDGVLEEYYINVKSLKINGNKLSLNTSLLTMDGEGHGGTKISTISPFTTMKTSIYKTFVESYEIFGFSMGLTKVEPIAPFGLCFSTKVEGLNVPSIDLVLQSEMVKWRIYESNSMVKVSDEVMCLGFLDGGVNQKASIVIGGHQLEDNLLEFNLGTSMLGFTSSLAMVETSCSDFMFTKDSSVFDT